GATGTGGGACACATTTATGTCAGTCCAATTTGTCATCCTTACCCGACAACGACATTGGGGTACTTCATCCTGAACCAGGCGGCCAGCATCCCCCCGTAGGACCCCCCGATGGCGATGACCGGGCTGCGCTGGGCTCCGGCTCTGCTGACCTTCACGTGTTGGATCAGGACGGCAAAATCCGCCAAGGCCTGCTCTGCCGTCAGGTAGTTGAGGTGTTTGCTATCCTGCAGACAAACAGTGTGGACATTTTCACCTAGGGTGGGGGGAGTGAGGGGAACTCACTTCCAAAACGTCCGACTATCAACCAACTGAGGACTTCAGTAGTCACACCAATAGTTAATTACGAAACAGCATTTTTGATGAGCGAATTTACTTACACTGTAAGAATCGGCTCCAAAAGGCATCGACTCTCCGTAGTAGCGGTGTTCTGCAAAGATCAACATGGCGCCCAGCTCCCCGGCAACATCCCACATGAAACCCTGGACCAGAATCAAGACTTGTACATGACATTCTTGCAGGTGCAACAGTActtgcacacacaaatgcaaaataaaaacatttgcaaggCGCATCCATTTTGGGGGAGGAGCCAAATTGGATCAATGGCTTACGGTGTTGTTGCAGAACCAGGTGATGTCACCTTCGTTGCCCGTGTAGAACAAAATGGGTCCGCCCGGCGAGCGCCACTGTTTGTCGGCCACAAGGTAGCGCTGTTTGAAAGTGCCGTCTTCTACGAAGCCAAAATGATCAATCTgggggagcaaaaaaaaaatcaggtatCATCACACAGCTTATCAAAACATCCTTGACACTtctcaaataaatgtttttattttgccccCGACAACCGTCTGAAGTGTCTCCGTGGTTACAAAAGGAGGCAGTAACTTAAGCAGGCGACAGCAGAAAGATTCAAAGCACGCATTCAGCCTCGGCTTGGCAGCGTGTGGGCGTTCCATAAGAGCGaacggcgaggggggggggggggctttgttaGGGCGGCATGCTCCCGTGGGGTCATGTGCAGTGTAATTGTGAGAACAAAGCACTTAAACGCTGATGTGTGTCCTTTTAAAAGGTCACCTTTTGATATGAAGCTTAATCACATGATGTCTCACTATTGTCCCTTGAAAAGGTCACACTATTTCATATCTGCCACAAGTTACCTCTTTTATGCAGCTGGATTGACTTTAAAACATAGAATCCACaagctcattttttttttctgttgttttagttttgtttgaTCCTTGCATGCAATTAAGCAAATTCCTTAGTGAGCTTTGGAATTGTTTCAAAACGGCCTCTTCAAACCAAAATAGCCAACTTTCTATTCAATTTTGGGCTTAAGGCTTTTTTTGTGCGTCCTGTTATGACGTCCAAATAATTTCACGTCGATTGATAAAACCGGTCTTGGGGCTTATCTCGGATGCACATCTGGTTGCCTGAGAAATAGTGCCACCGTGTGGTCATTTTGAGAACGACTGCTTCGCTGACATCTGTCCATTTGCTACGATGAAAGAGGATTTCCTGTTGAGATGAGCGTGATGACTTGGTGTTGCGTCAGGGGGAGAAGACAATCAGCCTCGGGATGTAGAAGGATGCTGGAGGAAGGTTGGGGGTGGCTGGAGCAGCCATGCTAAATGTTACTGTCAACTAGTTGGTCAAAGATTAAGCTTCTCTGTTATACATTTGTAGATCATGTGCTACTATTGTTTACTCTTCTCCCAGGAAAGTGGTTACGCCCATTTTCATCATGCTCTGATTCAATCAAACAGCAACCACAAACGTGTGTAATGTTTTtggatgtggaaaaaaaatattggaatgacacaaatggaaaagaattgTAATTATggggataaaataaaaaaacacgtgACCTGAAACTGTTGCACAACTGATTTGAAACTCATCAAAGACTATGTGCTATTTTTGTCTATTTTGAGACAAATTACAAGGAAGAATTCGGCGAAAGGTTCAACTCACCTTCTGGTCAAGGTAAAAAGTTTCATAGCTGACGGGGATGTCAGGAGAGTGAAAGGAGGCTCCATGTCTACGGAACAGTTGCGTTTTGAAGGCGTGCGAAGAGCCAACAAGGAACAAGAGCACGCCGGTGAAGGTAACTCTGTCCAAACGTGCCTTCCCGGCCCCTAACGTCATCTTTCTGCAGCGCTGTCAAGACTCCCGTCGTCAGCACATTTTGGGGAAAGAAGACCGGATGATCCTCCTCAGGAGGAGGGAAAAGGAAGTGAATCTGTGCAGTCAGCCAGTCAGCAGACATCCGAGTTGTTCTAAATAAAGCAACAGTTATTCTCACGGGACCACCTACTCAGCATAAATGTGAAGTTCCTCTCGGCGTTCTCTAATCTTGCATTTGGGTCACATTTCATCAGGAATTATTTGCTTAGCCGTCAGCACATTGCAAAAGTCAGCAACCGCAAAGTGCTCATGGGAGTTGTAGTTCTTAACGTGTCGTCAGTGTTGCGCTTCCCCAAAATCCGGTCCGGGGGGCattttacaaatacatgttgaaATACAGCACAGTATTTCTTTAAAATgacttgttttgtatttaaattgACTAACAATTTCATAGACGAAGTGAAGAGACAGTTTTATTTGAATACTAAAACAATAATTGATTATCTTGCTTTCAATCAGTTATACTTAATTGAATGCAAAATGCATCATTTCAGACAAAAATGCTTAGATTaatataatgaataaaaatattttagtaaCGCATActcatttttaaatgtcattaaatgTACATATAAAATTAAGGGTACCGTTTACTTTTAACATTGGTCATAATGGTAGAACTTGGTTTAAACGTTTTGAGAACCTAAAACTATTTAGAGAGAAACATGACCACCATATTTAGTTGGATTATTTAATATTATACGTACAGAGTACTCAAGGGTATATTTTATACAGAGAAATCTCCCCGTAGTGTTTTCCTACTGCGTTAACAACAATCCAATGGATTAACGATAAGTAACGGCAAATAGAAATAAAGTATAAGTATCAAAAGCAAAGTGCTAAATTTGTACAAGAACAAAAACTGgaacagtaaaaagaaaaacaatgacgTGTGCAGTTAtctggcatgtgtgtgtgtgcaatacAGTACGTTACACTTATGATAAATACATGAGCCCGACATTGCAGCTGTGGAGAAAAACATGCCGGCAAGCGCATGAAACACAAAACTAGACACAAACGACACCACGGGAGGCCATGTTAGCAAAAGAAGCGCCAAACGCcagtacgaaaaaaaaaaaaaaaaaaaactaaaaaagggCATAAAATGCTGATTCACACTGTCTAAAACCAAACGGTAGCAGCAAGTCGGaggcaaaatatttcacagTTTGTCGAGGCGCAAGGACGTCCGGAAAGCCGTACGTAAGCGCTTTGCTGACGAGTCGCACACTTGTCGTAGCGCTTTTCCACGACTGTCTGACATCTTTGCATACATCTGAAAAGTAGTACAAGTACGCTAGatgttaagaaataaaatttacAGAGATGTCACGCAGTAGTAGAAAAGGAGCAGCGGTTCTACCCGTGCGCTGAGAATACGGGTACGGGGCGCCGAAGGAAAAGGACAAAGCGCTGCAGCGGCGGCTTTCCACGCGGTCGAGACAATTGTGCAACATATTCGGAAAGAAAGCACATTCCCCGACGGAAACGGCGACAGAGCGCCAATAACACTGCTGGTGAATACCGAGACGCGCGGCGTGATGGGTTGCCGCCACGACGCGCTAGTTGAGGCTGCAGCAGCTCAGGTAGCTGATGGCTTTGCCCTCGCCGGGCGCGGGCGCGGCCTCGTTGTCGTCCAGCTTGTTGCGCTTGGCCTCGCGGATGAGCTGGCAGGCCAAATCCAGGAAGAGCTTCTCCACGTTGTCCGACTCCTTGGCGGAGGTCTCCAGGTACAGCATGCGCTGCGCCTCCGCAAAGTCCTCGGCGCGCTGCCGCGCCACCTCGCGCTTCTCCGACAGGTCGATCTTGTTACCTGAAAAACATCATTCAAATTCAAAAcctccctgaaaaaaaaaaacagtggactGGATGCTTCCCTTCAATACATTTCATGATCcagatttttttaaactaatcCGGCGATGAATCGGTTATCGGAATTTCATTCTGCCAAATTGTTTCGTTCACAGGCAAATTATCATTTGTgtcattatttttgtcattgtaGAATAAAATATTGCATATCCAAAGTAGCAGAGGTATCGATACACAGTATCGGTGTGTCCTCAAAATGAATCTCGTGTTGCTATTGGCCTGAAAGTGTTCTGGAACCTttctaatccccccccccccgcgctgTTTTCTATCAACTACTCTTTTTCTTGGACGTAGAAGGGGACTCACCGACTAATACAGTGACCACCTGGTTGTTGGCGTACTGCTCGATCTCGCGCAGCCACTCGGGAAGGCACCGGAAGGAGTCCTCGCAGGTGATGTCGTAGGTGAGAATGAGGGCGTTGGCACTGCGGTAGTAACTCTGAGTGATGGAGCGGAACCTTTCCTGGCCTGCCGTGTCCCATATCTGCAGCTTCACCTTCTGCCCCTTAATCTCCACCGTCTTAATCATGAAGTCCACCCCGATGGTCGCCCCCTGCCCGGGCGGGAAAAGGCCCTGAGAGAAGCGCAGAACAAGTTGAAGCCAACTCCCGCCATTGCTCATCAACGACATCAACCATTTGAAATCACATCCACCTGAGTGAAGCGCCGCACCAGACATGTCTTCCCGACTCCGGCGTTCCCGATCAGAACGATTTTGAACAGGTAGTCATAATCCTCCATACTCATGCTCAACTAGACAAATAAACAAGATGGAAATATCATCGCCACATATGTCATCCCCAAGTCAGCTGCACCCACATTGGCAAATCAATCGCCAATGTGACACGCCGCAATAATATTTCACGCCAACTCGATGCGGTATCGTTTCTCGATTTAAATAGGGAAGTGACGGTGACTAGCAAATAATTGCTGTGATGCTGATTCCATGTTCTTTCTCTCCGTTAGTTGCCCTGGCCAATAGCTTTCCGATCGTACTttctaaaatgttatttttctgcAATCAGCGTATCACCATTCTTCTGTAGTTCCTTGCGAGATGCCACAAGAGCCATGCTTTGATTGCTATA
This genomic window from Syngnathus typhle isolate RoL2023-S1 ecotype Sweden linkage group LG6, RoL_Styp_1.0, whole genome shotgun sequence contains:
- the LOC133155689 gene encoding ras-related protein Rab-30, whose product is MSMEDYDYLFKIVLIGNAGVGKTCLVRRFTQGLFPPGQGATIGVDFMIKTVEIKGQKVKLQIWDTAGQERFRSITQSYYRSANALILTYDITCEDSFRCLPEWLREIEQYANNQVVTVLVGNKIDLSEKREVARQRAEDFAEAQRMLYLETSAKESDNVEKLFLDLACQLIREAKRNKLDDNEAAPAPGEGKAISYLSCCSLN